The DNA region CTAATCCTTCATCCTTGCTAGATCATCCTTGAGACATCACAACTCCTTGAGACGGTTTCACTTGAGTGCCTTGAGCATGTTCAAATATCTAAGACACAAGATGAAGCAAAATAAAGATCAGTTTCACATACTATTTAACACAAGGTAGATTGAAAACTTCACTCACTAATCTGTTTAGaagacttcttcttcgagtGAAACCTAGAATTGTGACTAGCTTCACCACACATACCACAATGCATTAttcttttcaactttttaggtGCTTTTTTCGAAGGAGACTCATTTGGtccttttttcctctttttgtccTTCTTACACTCCTTTCCTTTCTTCCTCCCAGGTTGCGGTGGTGATGGTGGTCTATGCACATTAGGGAGGTTGGTAGATGGCCAATAAGCATGTCCTCTTTGTGGAACAAGGCCTTCTGTGTAGTTTCTCCTCCACATAGGTGTCCGAAACCAGAAACACACATAGTATTCAAACTCAAACTTCCTATCAATCATGACTCCATAAGCATGCTCACAAGGAATGCCACAGATTTGCCATTTTTGACAAGTGCAAGTCCTCTCAGTCAAGCTTACCCGATGAGAAACTCCACTAAGTGTAGCTTCGTAACTGTCGTTTGTGCTCCTTCTTATCTGGCATTCGGAAGCTTTTTCAAATTCTTTGGCAAGGAACTTAGACACATATGGCCTGCATCTCCCATTGTGTTCATGAGACTCAGCAGATCTCCTGGCAATCCTGACCATCGCAAGTCTCAAGCATTGGCACAAATGCTTTGTCCCTGGCTTTCAAAATGGAGTTGTTGAATCACTCGACTGAGTTATTCTCAACATCTTCACAGAAGTTCCCTTGCTTGTAGAATGCCCTGCACCAAGTTCTTGGTTTCGACTTTACAACATCACGCTAGACAATCTCACTGTAGTTTTGAAGCTTGATCATGTTTGCTTCAAAATCCTTCTCATTGTAGCTCCATGCAATATCCCAGACatacttcttcatctctttatCTTTCCCATGGCTTTTCTTCAAGTTGCTATAAATGTGTCGGACACACATTCTATGCTCAACTTTTGGTAGCTCTAACTCAACAGCTCGGATAAgtccctgaaaaaaaaaagcaagaggtTAATAACTGAATAAATACAACACATTACCAATGAACCCAAAATCAGAATGTTTATTACCTTTTGGCGATCAGAGACTATGATATAACCATCACCATCCATTAGTCCCAAATCAGCCTTGATCTTCCTCACAAACCACAACCAATTTACTATGTTTTCTACTTGTACACACCCTCATGCTATTGGGTAGATAGCATTATCTGAATCTCTACCTAAAGCAACCAGCAACTGACCTTTAACTTTACCTTTTATAAAGGTTCTATCTAAACCTATTAGTAGCCTACAAGAATTTTTCCATGTTCTCTTGAGCACATCAAAGTAGACATAGAAACTGTTGAATACCTCTTCTCATGCATCGTTAGTCATAGTGTCAACTTCAACAGTTGAATCTTGGTTTGATTCTCGTATCTCAGCCGCGTAATCTTGGAGCCTTGCAAACTGTTCATCATACTCTTTCTCAATCCATCTCAAAGCTTTATTCCTTGCAGCTTGACATTGAGGCCTGGATACAATGATCTTCCATTTCGCTTTAATGGTTTGTTCTATCTATATTGGCATGAAATACTCAGGTTCTTCTCTAATTTGATCTAGAAACAACCTAGAGATAACAAGAACCTTCAACATCTCACAATCTCCATTCGGATTACATGTATGCTTATCAATGTACTTATTCACCCTCCACCTCCTACATTTCTTAGTGATTGCACAATATATGCGCCAAATACATCCATCTCCAGCACATCTAAATCCAATCTTGGTTTTATCATACCTGTACTGTGCGATGTTGCATCCAGTCATCAGAGCATGTCCGAGTACAGCTTCCTTAAATGCAATGGCGTTGAAGAATGTTTGGTGATAGTACAAAGTCCCATCGACTTTTCTGATGTTGTTCCGCTTTCTCACCCGACgagcatcatcatcttcatcacttgaaCTGTCCGGATACTCATCATGAACGATCGATGGTTCGTTTATAAACTCCACTACGGCTTTCTCGATGTCAAACGCGTCTCGCTCTCTTGGATCTTCATCGTCGGGTTCATCGTCTTGGATCGGaccttctcctccttcctctgGCGGAACTGACCCAGTAGCAGTAGCAGTAGTCTCGTCATGAACGACTATCGCATTCGTCTCCAGCTCATAAATGGGTATTGTTTAACGGGTTCTAGGGTTcttcgatttggggattttaggATAAATGGGTATTGTTTAACGGGTTGAATCAGGTCGATTTGGGTTAATTTTTGGGTTAATCCGGTTTAATTTTGTTGGCATGCGGTTAATGTATTTTCTGGAACAGTAAACCAATGATAAACCACGATTTTAGCATAATGTGTGGAGAGAAGTTTCGAACTTTAAATTTAGGGGGATACTGGACTAAAACTTACAAATTGGTGGAACAGAGATCGAAATTTAAAAACTAGGTGGATGTGGTGCTATATAAAAGTTCTTGGAGGGGGATACAAATCGTTTTGCCCGTTATATATCTCATAGATACCCTAAAGCAGACGCAAGATTAATAGCAGCGTGTACTATCGCTGCCAAACTTGATGCGATCATGATGAAGCAACCCCATCCAAACATCTTCCCCGATATTTATAAAATCAGCTTCAACCAAAATTATGATCAGAACGATATCTTCTTATTAAATGCTTTGCATGGGTgatttatttatagtaaaaccATGCATAGATGATATCAGActgttgaaattctttttatcttCTCGTGAGTCGGTAAGTAATAAAGGACAgtcaaattttaaagattaatgATTCTGAATTTGGAACGTTTTGTCGTGAATTTGCGTAGAATTAATTTGGGCTTAAACTCAAATTGTATATGAACTAATTGTTGTGGCCCAATCATTCACGTACACTACAAACAGacaatttaaataataatttacttgCTCTAAAAACGTGTAAATATGAACGTGGGACGAGTAGTCTTACTTAGTTGTCGTGTAAATTTAAATGGCCATGCATGTTTGGTCCGTATCAATATACATTACAAGGCGTTAATAATGAAAGTGCTTGACAACGAAATTGAGGAAACAAAGCTTGTCGGTGTGGAACCTTCCATGACTACAGCATTAGGGTTTTGAAACTTTTGGTCTCTCATGCATAGGACTCCAAATATGTCATGGCCAATTCTAGTTCTTAACGACTTCAGTCTTCAGACCTTAATTATTTAACGTCTTGAGAAAAAGATAACCCGTTTTTCAGAAATTTTTACATAACAACTTCTTTTCGTATAGAAAATTGCAAAAAGAAGAATTAGGGAGAATTGCTTTAGGAATTACCGATCCAATATATTTAGTTGGTAAGCCTAAATTATACATTAATATAACAGACGAAAAACGATACGTTATCTTGcttataaaaacataataaattatagattttttttataaactatagtctatagtcacaatttcaaataacaaaaattatatctaGATTCTAACTGAAGTTGATCGAGGAAACAAAAAGTCTACAAGTTTGACGAATTAAGAAGAAACAGGCACATCTACCTTGACGAAGAAAACGGTTTGGTTAGGAATGCTGGAGTTGACCGGTAGACAAGTTTTCGCTTATGAACAtacaagcaaaaaaagaaaacaaatccgGTCTCTTATAGAGAAGACTTGTTAAATCAAATAACTTCCACAAAAACGAATAGTTTCGTTCGACGAGTATGATACCGCGTGGAGCATTAAAGTTAACGATGGGCCATTATGATTGCCTATTAACTACTAATCTTAGGGGTTGTATCATTTCAGCTTATCAAGGGATCTTAGGAGTAAGTACTAGAAAGAGATCTTCAAAATTTTCTGATTAAAACCTTTGGATTACACACCCACACGTTCACACTTTCTCATTTTCCAAGATAAAAATCTTGTTCATAATATTCTATTCATAcgtttttaatttgtatataatccacaatcatatttatatggatTACATTTTCCCGAAAGATCCGGTAGCGGTTGAGTTTGACAATTCTAAATTAGACATAAAACTACTATTATTTGCCGAACCGAAACACTAACACATTTATTTCACGCCACATTTTATAGATAGatattggttttttttccaTTCTTTATATGAAGGTAGGATGCCGCAAGGAATTGATTATTTTGTTCCTCTAACTTCGTGACTTTAAAACAACATTCCGAAGTTGTTGTTGACACATTCGAATAACCTAGTTACCTTTTTCTTTGTATATAGCATGTGAATCCATATTATTACTTTTGCCCAAAATCATAAcgaaaataaactaaaagacCAAGTCAAAGATAAGGTCAACCCCACCCAGGGGCGGAGCCAGTAAGGTGGGAGGTGGTCAACTGaccccattaaaaaaaatactggtatatttttatttataaataacaaaatgaccccctcaaattttgtattttgatccattaaatttaaaactttcatCTTAACccaacaaattttatattttgaccctattaaaataaaatttatactttGATCCTTCAAAAGTTTAGTTGAGGGCACAACAAGTCTTAGGGTTAGATGAAACTTAGTTCACGGCACAACAAGTCTTTTATaaggaaaattttgaaaaacatgcAACGACCAAATTGTCCTTCTCTACTCTGTATCCTTTCATCCCAACAGAAGGGTATTTACGTAACTATAAAATAGACACACACGAAATTTCCATTACAGAAACAGATCAACAACTACTCTGCCTCTTTTACAGACGACGACGATGTCAAATTGTCAATTGTCAAACAACAAACCCCCAAGTCACAAAACCCCACAATTAAAGTAACAACATTTTAAATGATTCGTCAATTAcactcttttttcctttcagattttgtaaaaataaaaccaaattgaaacaaacaaaacaacaaacaacaaaacgttACCTTTTtcattgatctctctctctctctctcacagttCTCTGCAAATGAGTTAATTCCCCATGGCTGCCATGTTGATGCAGCCATGGCTTCCTCATCTAACCCTAATTTTGTTCTCCTTAATCCTCTTTTTCCCTAACCAATCCTTTTCTCAATCCGACTCTCCTCAAAACATCGAAACATTTTTCCCAAATGAAACAATCTCCGCTCCAACTCCATCTCCGGCTCCAtcgccgccaccaccaccaacatcTTTCTCTTCATCAGACAAAGCTAAGATCACGAGGGCTGTGCTTATAACCGCGGCTAGTACTTTACTTGTAGCagctgttttcttcttcttcctccataaGTGCGTCATCGCACGGCGGAGAAGAAGGAACAGAGTCGGCGGCGTCGAGAACACGCTTCCTCCGCCCGTTCCTCCGTTGGCTGAAACGACCTTAGCTCGAGAAGGGTTTACTCGATTAGGCGGAAACCTAAAGGGTTTGATCCTTGACGAGAATGGTCTCGATGTGTTGTATTGGAGAAAGTCGCAGAGTCAGAGGAACAATAAAAGTGGAAGCTTTAAGAAAGAGATCGTTCACGGCAACGACGGCggcgaagaagacgaagagaagaaTGTGATTTAttcaaagaacaagaagaaatcgGAGGTTCCTCTTCTCAGAGGAAGATCATCGACTTCTCAAAGTGTAGTTCACAACGACAATTACAAGAACACCACCAccactcttcctcctcctcctcatgtAAAGACTGAGTCCTTCAAAATGACCAAATCAGATCCGTCACCACCGCCACCGCCAGTTCCGGTGAAACAGAGTGCcccacctcctcctccgcctcctaaGCCTAAGAGTGGTCCATCTCCACCGCCACCTCCGCCGTTGAAAAAGACTGCGGCTTTGTCTTCATCAGTTTCAAAACCACCACCAGCTCCTAAAGGATCATCATCTTCAGGGGAAGGATCAAATGGTCAGGTAAAGCTCAAGCCTTTACATTGGGATAAAGTCAACCCTGATTCTGATCATTCCATGGTTTGGGACAAAATCGATCGTGGCTCTTTCAGGTACACTTTTTAGATCCTTctttcaattttagggtttattcaataaaaatccaaactttacaaaatttggtttcTCCTTTCTCAGTTTTGATGGCGATTTAATGGAGGCTCTCTTCGGCTACGTGGC from Camelina sativa cultivar DH55 chromosome 3, Cs, whole genome shotgun sequence includes:
- the LOC104778848 gene encoding uncharacterized protein LOC104778848, which translates into the protein MVRIARRSAESHEHNGRCRPYVSKFLAKEFEKASECQIRRSTNDSYEATLSGVSHRVSLTERTCTCQKWQICGIPCEHAYGVMIDRKFEFEYYVCFWFRTPMWRRNYTEGLVPQRGHAYWPSTNLPNVHRPPSPPQPGRKKGKECKKDKKRKKGPNESPSKKAPKKLKRIMHCGMCGEASHNSRFHSKKKSSKQISE